A section of the Pseudomonas tritici genome encodes:
- the csrA gene encoding carbon storage regulator CsrA, which yields MLVLSRAVGEVISIGDDIAVHILELNGNQVKFGVAAPAGVHVHRAEVYQKILERQAAELHAAPNP from the coding sequence ATGCTGGTCTTAAGCCGCGCTGTAGGCGAAGTCATCTCCATTGGCGATGACATCGCCGTGCACATCCTCGAGTTGAACGGTAACCAAGTGAAGTTCGGTGTTGCAGCGCCGGCCGGGGTGCATGTTCATCGCGCCGAGGTCTACCAGAAAATCCTCGAACGCCAAGCCGCCGAGCTGCACGCGGCCCCCAACCCTTAG
- a CDS encoding osmoprotectant NAGGN system M42 family peptidase: MTRTIPEPDLAYLQKVLLEMLAIPSPTGFTDTIVRYVAERLEELGIPFEMTRRGTIRATLKGQKNSPDRAVSAHLDTIGAAVRAIKDNGRLSLAPVGCWSSRFAEGSRVSLFTDNGVIRGSVLPLMASGHAFNTAVDEMPVSWDHVELRLDAYCATRADCDSLGIGIGDYVAFDPLPEFTESGHISARHLDDKAGVAALLAALKAIIDSGEPLLIDCHPLFTITEETGSGAAAALPWDVSEFVGIDIAPVAPGQHSSEHAVSVAMQDSGGPYDYHLSRHLLRLASDNELPVRRDLFRYYFSDAHSAVTAGHDIRTALLAFGCDATHGYERTHIDSLAALSRLLGAYILSPPVFASDAQPAQGSLDRFSHQIEHDAQMESDTRVPSVDSLVGNKS; encoded by the coding sequence ATGACCCGAACCATCCCCGAACCGGACCTTGCTTACCTGCAAAAAGTGCTGCTGGAAATGCTCGCGATCCCCAGCCCCACCGGGTTCACCGACACCATCGTGCGCTACGTCGCCGAGCGCCTGGAAGAACTGGGCATTCCGTTTGAAATGACGCGGCGCGGCACCATTCGCGCCACCCTCAAGGGCCAGAAGAACAGCCCAGACCGTGCGGTGTCCGCGCATTTGGACACCATCGGCGCCGCCGTACGCGCGATCAAGGACAACGGCCGCCTGAGCCTGGCGCCGGTAGGCTGCTGGTCGAGCCGATTTGCCGAAGGCAGCCGCGTCAGCCTGTTTACCGATAACGGTGTGATCCGTGGCAGCGTGTTGCCGTTGATGGCCTCCGGGCACGCCTTCAACACCGCCGTGGACGAAATGCCGGTGAGCTGGGACCACGTGGAGCTGCGCCTGGACGCCTACTGCGCGACCCGCGCCGATTGCGATTCCCTGGGGATCGGCATCGGTGACTACGTGGCCTTCGACCCACTGCCCGAATTTACCGAAAGTGGGCACATCAGCGCCCGACACCTTGACGACAAGGCGGGCGTCGCTGCCCTGCTCGCCGCGCTCAAGGCTATTATCGACAGCGGCGAACCGCTGCTGATCGACTGCCACCCACTCTTCACGATTACCGAGGAGACCGGCAGCGGCGCAGCGGCCGCCCTGCCTTGGGATGTCAGTGAGTTCGTCGGCATCGATATCGCCCCCGTCGCCCCCGGCCAGCATTCCAGTGAACATGCGGTGAGCGTGGCGATGCAGGATTCGGGGGGGCCGTATGACTATCACCTGTCGCGGCATTTGCTGCGCCTGGCGTCTGATAACGAGTTGCCGGTGCGCCGCGACCTGTTCCGCTACTACTTCAGCGATGCACACTCGGCCGTGACCGCCGGCCATGATATCCGCACCGCGTTGCTGGCGTTTGGCTGCGACGCGACTCACGGCTACGAACGCACCCATATCGATAGCCTCGCGGCGCTGAGCCGCCTGCTGGGCGCGTATATTCTCAGCCCGCCGGTGTTCGCCAGCGACGCACAACCGGCCCAGGGTTCATTGGATCGGTTCAGTCATCAGATTGAACACGATGCACAAATGGAGAGCGACACGCGGGTGCCATCGGTGGACAGCCTGGTGGGCAACAAGTCCTGA
- a CDS encoding YheU family protein — protein MLIPYDALEVDTLTRLIEDFVTRDGTDNGDDTPLETRVLRVRQALTKGQALIVFDPESEQCQLMLKHDVPKHLFD, from the coding sequence ATGCTGATTCCCTACGACGCGCTTGAAGTCGACACCCTGACCCGCCTCATCGAAGACTTCGTCACCCGTGACGGCACCGACAATGGCGACGACACGCCCCTGGAGACCCGCGTATTGCGCGTGCGCCAGGCGCTGACCAAGGGGCAGGCGCTGATCGTGTTCGACCCCGAGAGCGAGCAATGCCAGTTAATGCTCAAGCACGACGTGCCCAAGCATCTGTTCGACTGA